In the Flagellimonas sp. MMG031 genome, one interval contains:
- a CDS encoding universal stress protein, producing the protein MSSLKKVLIPFDFSEASVNALEYVVSFIGTQRSIGILGLYVGTMPLSEADNEKLRKEFLQLLDSFNTKLKVAPEFTTDTGEVISTILSVQEKSKADLIMMGTMGDKITDEAITNTSKLVLKADCPVLAIPYGTGIKEPKNIALVMGGEKIEDKAVLGTLLDLARSFDARVHVLTIYKESVYDEEAIKESNENLLEYYLEHFYADHTFIKSEDVEQGILDYIKKKNIDMLTILPRNHTEKSTPSEGRLTKLLTLHSEIPVLALD; encoded by the coding sequence ATGAGCAGTTTAAAAAAAGTATTGATTCCATTTGATTTTTCAGAGGCGTCCGTAAACGCCCTGGAATATGTCGTCAGTTTTATAGGTACCCAAAGATCAATCGGCATTTTGGGGCTTTACGTAGGCACTATGCCCTTGAGCGAGGCTGATAACGAAAAACTTCGCAAAGAATTTTTACAGTTGCTGGATTCATTCAACACCAAATTAAAAGTGGCCCCGGAGTTCACCACGGATACGGGAGAGGTGATCAGTACCATTCTTTCGGTACAGGAAAAGAGCAAGGCCGATTTGATCATGATGGGCACCATGGGCGATAAGATTACCGATGAGGCCATCACCAATACTTCAAAATTGGTCTTGAAGGCCGACTGCCCGGTTCTTGCCATTCCCTACGGCACTGGTATTAAGGAGCCCAAGAACATTGCGTTGGTCATGGGAGGTGAAAAAATTGAGGATAAAGCCGTGTTGGGAACCTTGTTGGACTTGGCCCGCTCTTTTGATGCCAGGGTCCATGTACTCACCATTTACAAAGAATCCGTATACGATGAGGAGGCCATAAAGGAATCCAACGAGAACCTTTTGGAGTACTATTTGGAGCATTTTTATGCGGACCATACTTTTATTAAAAGTGAAGATGTAGAGCAAGGGATATTGGACTACATCAAAAAGAAAAATATTGACATGTTGACCATATTGCCCCGTAACCATACCGAAAAAAGTACACCTTCGGAGGGCAGGCTCACCAAACTATTGACCTTGCACTCCGAGATCCCGGTGTTGGCACTGGACTAA
- the pckA gene encoding phosphoenolpyruvate carboxykinase (ATP) has translation MSTNKDLGKYGLKNVQAQWNLDAETLQKLTLEKGMGVETENGTLCINTGKFTGRSPKDRFLVKDDYTKDKVWWGRINKAVSPENFDKLYDEVVNYLSGKEVFVRDAAVCADPKYKMNVRTITEYPWSNYFIKNMFLRLDDSELENFEEEWLVLCAPGYEATNPSQYGILSGNFSILNFTKKIALVAGSAYTGEMKKGIFSALNLILPTEKDVLPMHCSANVGEAGDTAIFFGLSGTGKTTLSADPDRKLIGDDEHGWTKEDTIFNFEGGCYAKVIDLTEEKEPDIYRAIRPGALLENVVFKEGTKEVDYFDSTITQNTRVSYPIYHIDNIQEPSYASNPKNIFFLTCDAFGVLPPVAKLTPGQAAYHFISGYTAKVAGTEAGITEPVPSFSACFGEPFMPLHPAVYAEMLSEKMKASGANVWLINTGWSGGPYGVGSRIKLKYTRAMISAILEGKLEDVDYDTHPIFGLHMPKYCPGVPTEILDPMNTWLQKGAYVSKAIQLAHSFHINFDKFASQASEEIMNGGPLIDSHHSLTEHL, from the coding sequence ATGAGCACAAACAAAGATCTTGGAAAGTACGGATTAAAAAATGTCCAGGCGCAATGGAATTTGGACGCTGAAACATTACAAAAACTTACTCTGGAAAAAGGCATGGGTGTCGAGACCGAAAATGGTACCCTATGCATCAATACCGGTAAATTTACCGGACGTTCTCCAAAAGACCGTTTTTTGGTGAAGGACGATTACACCAAGGACAAGGTTTGGTGGGGCAGAATCAATAAGGCCGTGTCGCCAGAAAACTTTGACAAATTATATGATGAGGTAGTCAACTACCTCAGTGGAAAGGAAGTTTTTGTTAGGGATGCTGCAGTATGTGCCGATCCCAAATATAAGATGAACGTGAGGACCATTACGGAGTATCCATGGTCCAACTATTTCATCAAAAACATGTTTTTGCGATTGGACGACAGCGAACTGGAAAATTTTGAAGAGGAGTGGCTGGTGTTGTGTGCTCCCGGATATGAAGCTACCAATCCATCCCAATACGGAATCTTGAGCGGAAACTTCTCCATCCTCAACTTTACCAAAAAGATTGCATTGGTCGCGGGTTCTGCCTATACCGGAGAGATGAAAAAGGGTATTTTCTCTGCCCTTAACCTTATTCTTCCTACCGAAAAGGACGTTTTGCCAATGCATTGCTCGGCCAACGTTGGTGAAGCGGGAGATACCGCAATTTTCTTTGGGCTTTCCGGTACCGGAAAAACAACTTTGTCCGCCGATCCAGATAGAAAATTGATCGGGGACGATGAGCATGGGTGGACCAAGGAGGACACCATATTCAATTTTGAAGGGGGCTGCTATGCGAAGGTGATTGACCTGACGGAAGAAAAGGAACCCGATATTTACAGGGCCATACGTCCAGGTGCCCTATTGGAAAACGTAGTTTTTAAGGAAGGGACCAAAGAGGTGGATTATTTTGATAGTACCATTACCCAAAACACGAGGGTAAGCTATCCCATCTATCATATCGACAACATCCAAGAGCCTTCGTACGCATCGAATCCCAAAAATATCTTTTTCTTAACTTGTGATGCCTTTGGTGTTTTGCCCCCAGTCGCTAAATTGACCCCTGGGCAAGCAGCCTACCACTTTATTTCGGGCTATACGGCCAAGGTAGCTGGTACAGAGGCAGGGATTACGGAGCCGGTACCTTCGTTCTCGGCCTGTTTTGGGGAGCCTTTTATGCCATTGCATCCAGCGGTATACGCCGAAATGTTGAGCGAAAAAATGAAAGCTTCCGGTGCAAACGTTTGGTTGATCAATACCGGGTGGAGCGGCGGACCCTACGGAGTGGGATCCAGGATCAAATTGAAATATACGCGGGCAATGATTTCCGCGATCTTGGAAGGTAAATTGGAAGATGTGGATTATGATACCCATCCCATTTTTGGGCTGCATATGCCAAAGTATTGCCCTGGGGTTCCAACGGAAATATTAGACCCCATGAATACCTGGCTTCAAAAAGGAGCCTATGTGAGCAAGGCAATCCAGTTGGCGCATTCGTTCCATATTAACTTTGATAAGTTTGCAAGTCAAGCTTCCGAAGAAATTATGAACGGGGGACCACTGATCGATTCGCACCATAGTTTGACAGAACATCTTTAA
- a CDS encoding SLC13 family permease, whose protein sequence is MLPLLIILGITIILFIWGKFPPDVVALMAMLSLFLTGILDLGETLAGFSNPTVIMIAALFIIGEGLSRTGWTAMAGQFFVKWARRNVSRLLVIVTLGSSLLSGFVSNTGTVAALLPVTVTAAWNAGTLPSKLLIPVAFGSNTGGLLTLTGTPPNIIVSNALAQNGLTGFSFFEFGLIGVPLLLISILYFRYVGHRLLPEHRTNNKPMAIDQEMHKWIENYSIGDNLYRLRIRSMSQLINTKIGDWNFESEHKVSVMRLKRRHPNKLQRIPQFVEMPGLDTEMRYHDIITVKGEPEDVDKLVLKFHLGVIPLKPEKDMLKKELINQEVGMAEMIITPKSVFVGKTVPLGHYLKQAGVQLLAVSRDNVPLMGKIKIKAGDAFVIRGQWENIIALKSVYENLVISGSPEALSKNVDQLTTRSYIALGTLILMILLLVLNILPGAMAALICAGIMMLTGCVPISKAYQGISWTSVVMIAAMIPMGLALQKTGVAQLAAESLVSSLGSIHPVALLAGIFLLTAAFSQTINNSATAVLMAPIAIIASTTLGVSPKPFMIAVAVSASTAFLTPVGTTTNAMVMVAGGYKFMDYVKVGGPLLLLFFIATLVLVPWIWSF, encoded by the coding sequence ATGCTGCCACTGCTAATCATTCTTGGAATTACCATCATATTGTTTATATGGGGGAAATTCCCGCCCGATGTTGTGGCCCTTATGGCCATGCTATCGCTCTTTTTGACCGGTATTTTGGATTTGGGTGAGACCTTGGCAGGTTTCAGCAACCCCACGGTAATCATGATCGCGGCCCTTTTTATTATTGGCGAAGGACTTTCCAGAACAGGATGGACCGCCATGGCCGGACAATTTTTTGTGAAATGGGCCCGTAGGAACGTTTCCCGTCTTTTGGTAATTGTCACCTTAGGGTCCAGTCTTTTGTCAGGATTTGTGAGCAATACGGGAACCGTGGCAGCTTTGCTGCCAGTAACCGTCACCGCGGCTTGGAATGCAGGTACCCTACCTTCCAAGTTATTGATTCCGGTGGCTTTTGGCTCCAATACAGGTGGATTGTTGACCCTAACAGGGACGCCCCCCAATATTATTGTGAGCAACGCCTTGGCCCAAAATGGTCTTACAGGGTTTTCGTTCTTTGAATTTGGTTTGATAGGAGTGCCATTGCTCCTCATCTCCATCCTTTACTTTCGATATGTAGGACATAGGCTGCTTCCCGAACATAGGACCAATAACAAACCTATGGCCATTGATCAGGAAATGCACAAGTGGATTGAGAACTACAGTATTGGGGATAACCTATATCGCCTACGTATTCGCTCCATGTCCCAATTGATCAATACCAAGATCGGGGATTGGAATTTTGAATCGGAACACAAAGTGTCCGTGATGCGGCTTAAACGAAGACATCCCAACAAACTCCAAAGAATTCCACAATTTGTGGAAATGCCGGGCTTGGATACCGAAATGCGCTATCATGATATCATAACCGTAAAGGGAGAGCCTGAAGATGTGGATAAGTTGGTGCTCAAGTTTCATTTGGGGGTGATTCCATTGAAACCCGAAAAAGATATGCTCAAAAAGGAGCTGATCAATCAGGAGGTGGGCATGGCAGAAATGATCATTACCCCAAAATCGGTTTTCGTTGGTAAAACGGTGCCCTTGGGACACTACCTCAAACAGGCGGGAGTCCAACTCTTGGCGGTTTCGAGAGATAACGTTCCCTTGATGGGGAAAATCAAGATCAAGGCTGGGGATGCCTTCGTGATCCGCGGACAGTGGGAAAACATTATTGCCTTGAAATCCGTATACGAGAACCTGGTGATATCTGGAAGTCCGGAGGCGCTGTCCAAAAACGTGGATCAGTTGACCACAAGGAGTTACATCGCGCTAGGTACCTTGATATTGATGATTCTTCTATTGGTTCTCAATATATTGCCAGGTGCCATGGCGGCCCTTATCTGTGCAGGGATTATGATGTTGACAGGATGTGTGCCCATCTCCAAGGCATATCAAGGGATAAGTTGGACCAGCGTGGTGATGATAGCCGCAATGATTCCCATGGGACTGGCATTGCAAAAAACAGGAGTGGCACAATTGGCCGCAGAAAGTTTGGTGAGCAGTTTGGGAAGCATCCACCCAGTCGCTTTGTTGGCTGGCATCTTCCTGTTGACGGCAGCTTTCAGTCAAACCATCAACAACTCGGCAACTGCGGTTTTGATGGCACCAATCGCCATCATTGCATCGACCACATTGGGAGTTTCGCCAAAACCTTTCATGATTGCAGTCGCCGTGAGTGCATCTACGGCATTCTTGACCCCGGTAGGCACTACCACAAACGCTATGGTGATGGTGGCGGGAGGATATAAATTTATGGATTATGTAAAAGTGGGCGGCCCCTTGCTCCTGCTTTTCTTTATAGCAACATTAGTATTGGTTCCATGGATATGGAGCTTCTAA
- a CDS encoding sugar porter family MFS transporter → MDKRIFRISLTAALAGFLFGFDTVVISGANQPIKEIWQTNWFLGDSIFTFHGIFIMSMALWGTVLGSLFGGIPTDRLGRKKTLFWIGILYFASAVGSAFAPEPYSFSLFRFIGGIGVGASSVAAPVYISEISTAQTRGRLTAMYQFNIVFGILIAFISNYLIGIIFDESIAWRWMLGIEGLPALIYTLMVFKIPNSPRWLLMKDRADAIVMESITLLGIAKDRASIHLEEIKIALVETTEKQRDSLFSGKYNKPLMLAFLIAFFNQLSGINFVLYYAPEILERAGLASGESLFSSISIGVINLIFTFVGISLIDKLGRKQLMYIGSIGYIISLAMVGWCFYSGASSVLLLTFILIFIASHAVGQGAVIWVFISEIFPNKVRSYGQSWGTGTHWVFAALITLLTPTFLDAEIGIFKDNPWPIFIFFAGMMVLQLLWVIFMMPETKGISLEELGKLLSRKNERSK, encoded by the coding sequence ATGGACAAACGCATTTTCAGAATTTCGTTGACAGCGGCCCTAGCGGGCTTTTTGTTTGGTTTCGACACCGTTGTCATTTCCGGTGCCAACCAGCCCATAAAGGAAATTTGGCAGACCAACTGGTTCTTGGGCGATTCCATTTTTACGTTCCACGGTATTTTTATCATGTCCATGGCCCTTTGGGGAACCGTATTGGGCTCGCTTTTTGGCGGAATCCCTACCGATAGGTTGGGACGCAAGAAAACCTTGTTCTGGATTGGGATATTGTACTTTGCCTCGGCAGTCGGCTCTGCCTTTGCGCCTGAACCTTACAGTTTTTCGCTGTTCCGCTTTATCGGTGGTATTGGTGTAGGGGCATCCTCCGTGGCAGCCCCAGTCTATATTTCAGAGATTTCCACAGCGCAGACCCGGGGCCGGTTGACGGCCATGTACCAGTTCAATATTGTTTTTGGTATCCTGATCGCATTTATTTCCAACTATCTCATCGGAATTATTTTTGATGAAAGCATTGCTTGGCGCTGGATGCTGGGGATTGAAGGACTCCCTGCATTAATCTACACCCTAATGGTCTTCAAAATACCGAACAGTCCCAGATGGTTGCTCATGAAGGATCGTGCCGATGCCATTGTGATGGAATCCATCACCCTGCTGGGCATTGCCAAGGATAGGGCTTCCATCCATTTGGAAGAAATCAAAATTGCTTTGGTGGAGACCACCGAAAAACAACGGGACAGCCTGTTTTCAGGAAAATATAACAAACCACTCATGCTTGCCTTCTTGATCGCCTTTTTCAATCAACTGTCCGGCATCAATTTTGTGCTGTACTACGCTCCAGAAATTTTGGAACGGGCAGGTCTTGCTTCGGGCGAATCACTCTTTAGTTCCATTTCCATTGGGGTCATCAACCTGATATTCACCTTCGTGGGCATTTCCCTGATCGATAAACTGGGGCGCAAGCAATTGATGTATATTGGTTCCATCGGCTATATCATCAGCTTGGCCATGGTAGGCTGGTGCTTTTATTCGGGCGCAAGTTCGGTATTGCTGCTTACCTTCATTTTGATTTTTATTGCTTCCCATGCCGTGGGGCAAGGCGCTGTGATATGGGTGTTCATTTCCGAGATATTCCCCAATAAGGTGCGTTCCTACGGGCAGTCTTGGGGAACGGGCACACATTGGGTATTTGCCGCGCTCATCACCTTGCTCACCCCTACCTTCCTCGATGCTGAAATTGGTATTTTCAAGGACAACCCCTGGCCCATTTTTATCTTCTTTGCCGGTATGATGGTGCTCCAATTGCTGTGGGTCATTTTTATGATGCCAGAAACCAAGGGCATCAGCCTTGAAGAACTTGGCAAATTGCTCAGCCGCAAAAACGAACGCTCCAAATAA
- a CDS encoding ATP-dependent 6-phosphofructokinase, translated as MTDTNRFHIESLGASKYSSPLQLSTVKGDNIFNFVSDADRLIFDPSISYFNQCLANKEEPVCLEKAGPRQHLFFDAQNTTAAIVTCGGLCPGINNVIRGLVMALHYFYGVKKIIGIPYGYEGLNPDKGHELVELTPDKVKDIHQFGGTFLGSSRGGQDVSVMVDTLENNQVDMLFAIGGDGTLKGVNAIGEEIAKRNGKISVVGIPKTIDNDIDLIDESFGFETAFDVASPILRDAHNEATGAFNGISIIKLMGRDSGFIAASAALAMPVVNFVLIPEMDFVLEGEHGFLNILEERLKYKKHAVIVVAEGAGQQLFTKKEEVKDASGNIQHQDIGVFLKEKIAAYFKEKCPVTIKYIDPSYIVRCAPANSSDSVYCSRLAYHAVHGAMAGKTKFVASKINNRYVYIPITEVTKKRKKIDLEGEFWFSVLQSTGQPFSLGQ; from the coding sequence GTGACCGATACAAATAGATTCCACATAGAAAGCCTAGGGGCGTCCAAGTACAGTTCGCCCCTACAATTGAGCACCGTTAAGGGAGACAACATCTTTAATTTCGTGAGCGATGCGGATCGGTTGATATTCGATCCGTCGATTTCCTATTTCAATCAATGCCTTGCGAATAAGGAGGAACCAGTCTGTCTGGAAAAAGCCGGTCCACGACAGCACCTCTTTTTTGATGCCCAAAACACGACGGCTGCCATAGTCACCTGCGGTGGCTTGTGCCCGGGCATCAACAATGTGATCCGTGGCTTGGTGATGGCACTACATTATTTCTATGGGGTCAAGAAAATTATCGGTATTCCATATGGTTACGAAGGGTTGAATCCAGATAAAGGCCATGAGCTAGTGGAGCTGACACCGGATAAGGTAAAGGATATCCATCAGTTTGGAGGTACTTTTTTAGGATCTTCCAGAGGGGGGCAGGATGTTTCGGTAATGGTGGATACCTTAGAAAACAATCAAGTGGACATGCTATTTGCAATTGGTGGCGATGGAACCTTAAAAGGGGTGAACGCCATTGGAGAGGAAATTGCGAAACGTAACGGGAAAATAAGTGTGGTCGGTATTCCAAAGACCATCGATAACGATATCGACCTCATTGATGAGTCTTTCGGATTTGAGACGGCTTTTGATGTGGCCAGTCCCATTTTGCGGGATGCCCACAATGAGGCTACAGGTGCCTTCAATGGAATTTCCATCATTAAATTAATGGGAAGGGATAGTGGATTTATAGCTGCTTCGGCAGCACTGGCCATGCCCGTGGTCAATTTTGTACTGATTCCCGAGATGGATTTTGTCTTGGAAGGGGAACATGGTTTTTTGAACATCCTCGAAGAACGGTTGAAGTATAAAAAGCATGCCGTAATTGTGGTGGCCGAAGGGGCCGGGCAACAATTGTTCACTAAAAAGGAAGAAGTAAAGGATGCTTCGGGGAATATCCAGCACCAGGACATTGGGGTTTTCCTAAAGGAAAAAATCGCGGCCTATTTTAAGGAGAAATGTCCGGTGACGATTAAGTACATCGATCCTAGCTATATTGTGAGATGTGCTCCGGCGAACTCCAGTGATAGTGTTTACTGCAGCCGATTGGCATATCACGCCGTGCACGGAGCCATGGCAGGCAAAACCAAGTTCGTGGCCAGCAAGATCAATAACCGATACGTGTACATTCCCATTACGGAAGTAACCAAAAAGCGTAAAAAAATCGACTTGGAAGGAGAGTTTTGGTTCTCTGTGCTGCAAAGTACGGGACAGCCATTTTCGTTGGGGCAATAA
- a CDS encoding ROK family protein: MDLVIGIDIGGTKTKIGLVDEQGVCHEQTFFRTKDFPNLEEYLNKIKSTSDELLDQLGQDANVIGCGIGAPNASSKNGTIENASNLLWKGTVPLIEKLKKRMPMPMRIMNDASAAALGEMLFGGAKNMTDFIVITLGTGFGAGIVANGQLIDGYDGFAGELGHVDMTMGDGRLTGLGVKGGLEAYVSATGLKRTVMYMQSKYLVDSRFRDIAYNDLHGEDITQAAEEGDEIALKAFDYTARIMAQALANFTAFTQPEAFILMGGLTNSGKWIMTPLEKYFNGFLLDVYKGKVKLLHSSMEGKTAAICGAAALIWENEKKKQA, from the coding sequence ATGGATTTAGTCATTGGGATAGACATTGGTGGCACTAAAACCAAGATCGGCCTTGTTGATGAACAGGGTGTTTGCCACGAACAAACCTTTTTTAGAACGAAGGATTTCCCCAATTTGGAAGAGTACCTGAACAAAATAAAGTCTACCTCCGATGAGCTATTGGACCAATTGGGACAAGATGCCAATGTGATCGGTTGCGGTATTGGGGCACCCAATGCATCCAGTAAAAATGGCACCATTGAAAATGCCAGTAATTTGTTGTGGAAGGGCACCGTTCCCTTGATTGAAAAATTAAAGAAGCGCATGCCCATGCCCATGCGCATTATGAACGATGCCAGTGCAGCCGCACTGGGGGAAATGCTCTTCGGCGGTGCCAAAAACATGACCGATTTTATCGTGATTACCCTCGGTACCGGTTTTGGTGCCGGAATCGTTGCCAACGGTCAGTTGATTGATGGCTATGACGGCTTTGCCGGCGAATTGGGCCACGTGGACATGACGATGGGAGACGGCAGATTGACGGGGCTTGGCGTAAAAGGCGGATTGGAAGCCTATGTTTCCGCCACGGGCCTTAAGCGAACAGTAATGTACATGCAGAGCAAATATTTGGTGGATAGCCGTTTTAGGGATATCGCCTACAATGATTTGCATGGGGAAGATATTACCCAAGCAGCGGAGGAAGGAGACGAAATTGCCCTAAAGGCCTTTGATTATACCGCTCGCATCATGGCACAAGCACTGGCCAATTTTACCGCTTTTACCCAACCGGAAGCCTTTATTTTAATGGGTGGACTCACCAACAGCGGCAAATGGATCATGACCCCTTTGGAGAAGTACTTCAACGGGTTTTTACTTGATGTTTACAAGGGCAAGGTGAAGCTCCTACATTCCAGCATGGAAGGAAAAACCGCTGCAATCTGCGGTGCTGCGGCCCTTATTTGGGAAAACGAAAAGAAAAAACAAGCCTAA
- a CDS encoding glycosyltransferase N-terminal domain-containing protein, which translates to MHFIYHILLNIGWFGLHVVALFNAKIKLFVRGRKQTFSILEDKLHPTDKTIWMHVASLGEFEQGLPILERLRAQYPKHKLVLSFFSPSGYEVKKNTSAADVVVYLPMDSLSNAKRFLKLVHPELAIFVKYEVWPNYLHQLKKSNTPTILISAIFSKRQIYFKPYGGFMRKSLRKFDTYFVQDDDSKKLLDSIGITKVQVGGDTRLDRVSEILERNNRLDFMDRFKNNQLCLVAGSTWPEDESILIDYINRTEERLKFVIAPHQIKPAHVAKITAALQKPSICYSALGDQNLKEVDVLIIDTIGLLTKIYSYANIAYVGGGFATGLHNTMEPAVFGVPIIIGPQFEGFKEAEDLVREGGIVPVSSKDSFSNLMNDFLTHPTTLQNKGKINSDYINSNKGASDLIMKYISKVL; encoded by the coding sequence TTGCATTTTATCTACCATATTCTTTTAAACATAGGCTGGTTTGGCCTGCATGTGGTCGCACTCTTTAATGCCAAGATCAAATTGTTCGTACGGGGACGGAAACAGACTTTTTCCATTTTGGAGGACAAATTGCACCCTACAGACAAAACCATTTGGATGCATGTAGCTTCCTTGGGTGAATTTGAACAGGGACTGCCTATTTTGGAGCGTTTGCGTGCCCAATACCCGAAACATAAATTGGTGCTCAGCTTCTTCTCGCCTTCCGGTTATGAGGTTAAAAAGAATACCTCAGCAGCCGATGTGGTGGTGTATCTGCCTATGGACAGTCTATCGAACGCTAAACGATTTTTAAAGCTCGTTCATCCCGAACTGGCCATTTTTGTGAAGTATGAGGTTTGGCCCAATTATCTCCATCAGTTAAAAAAGAGCAACACCCCTACGATTTTGATTTCGGCCATTTTTTCCAAGAGGCAGATCTATTTCAAGCCGTATGGAGGATTTATGCGGAAAAGCCTTCGAAAATTCGATACCTATTTTGTACAGGACGATGATTCCAAAAAACTATTGGACTCCATTGGCATTACGAAGGTGCAAGTGGGAGGCGATACCCGTCTGGACCGTGTTTCCGAAATTCTGGAACGCAACAACCGTTTGGATTTTATGGACCGTTTCAAGAACAATCAACTGTGTTTGGTCGCGGGAAGCACTTGGCCAGAGGACGAGTCCATTCTTATCGATTACATCAACCGTACCGAAGAGCGCTTGAAATTTGTCATCGCCCCCCACCAAATCAAACCGGCACATGTTGCTAAAATTACCGCTGCACTCCAAAAACCTTCCATCTGTTATTCGGCATTGGGTGACCAAAACCTAAAGGAAGTCGATGTACTGATCATCGACACTATTGGGTTATTGACCAAAATCTACAGTTATGCCAATATCGCCTATGTGGGTGGTGGCTTTGCCACAGGATTGCACAATACCATGGAGCCTGCAGTTTTTGGGGTGCCCATCATCATTGGGCCACAATTTGAAGGTTTTAAGGAAGCAGAAGACTTGGTCCGTGAGGGGGGAATCGTCCCGGTATCCAGCAAAGACAGTTTTTCAAATCTGATGAACGATTTCCTTACTCATCCGACCACGCTACAAAACAAGGGGAAAATCAATTCGGATTACATCAACTCCAACAAGGGGGCATCCGATTTGATCATGAAATACATTTCCAAGGTTTTGTAA
- a CDS encoding HPF/RaiA family ribosome-associated protein, which yields MEVHVQYQKMMTSDSLTQILMKKLEGLEQKYSWLIKANVLFKTENDKTGEGKICEIELSAPGPRIFAKSNTDDFEKSMSKTIDDLKRQLEKRQATFSTH from the coding sequence ATGGAAGTACATGTTCAATATCAAAAGATGATGACCAGCGATTCGCTAACCCAAATATTAATGAAAAAGTTAGAGGGGCTGGAGCAAAAATATAGTTGGTTGATCAAGGCCAATGTGTTGTTCAAAACGGAGAATGATAAAACAGGAGAGGGCAAAATCTGTGAAATAGAGTTGAGTGCCCCTGGTCCACGAATTTTTGCAAAGTCCAATACCGACGATTTTGAGAAGTCCATGTCCAAAACCATAGACGACCTTAAAAGGCAATTGGAGAAAAGACAGGCTACTTTTAGTACGCACTGA
- a CDS encoding DegT/DnrJ/EryC1/StrS family aminotransferase, with amino-acid sequence MKKIQMVDLKGQYEGIKTEVNEAIAEILDSSAFINGPHVQAFQNELQDYLGVKHVIPCANGTDALQICMMGLGLKPGDEVITADFTFAATVEVIGLLQLTPVLVDVRQDTFNIDVEAIERAITPKTKAIVPVHLFGQCADMDAIMELAKKHDLYVIEDNAQAIGGSYFSKDGSKQKAGTMGHIGATSFFPSKNLGCYGDGGAIFTNDDDLAHTIRGIVNHGMYKRYYHDVVGVNSRLDSIQAAVLRAKLPKLDYYNQKRWEAASKYTKAFRGQEHIVPPRIPCDCEIGKSLCDCHVFHQYTLRILNGKRDGLVQHLNDNDVPCGVYYPVPLHKQKAYADERYNEDDFPVTNQLVNEVISLPMHTELDDEQIDYITNLVIDFVNT; translated from the coding sequence ATGAAAAAAATTCAAATGGTTGACCTCAAAGGTCAGTATGAAGGGATAAAAACCGAGGTCAACGAAGCCATAGCGGAAATCTTGGATTCCTCCGCATTTATAAATGGACCGCATGTGCAAGCGTTCCAAAACGAATTGCAGGATTATTTAGGGGTAAAGCATGTGATTCCATGCGCTAACGGAACCGACGCCCTCCAAATTTGCATGATGGGACTCGGTTTGAAACCTGGCGATGAGGTGATTACGGCCGATTTTACTTTCGCTGCAACTGTGGAGGTTATCGGTTTGTTGCAATTGACCCCTGTTTTGGTGGACGTGCGTCAAGATACCTTTAATATTGATGTTGAAGCCATTGAAAGGGCCATCACACCAAAAACAAAAGCCATTGTTCCCGTACATCTGTTTGGGCAATGTGCTGATATGGATGCCATTATGGAACTGGCTAAAAAGCATGACCTATATGTTATTGAAGATAACGCACAGGCCATTGGCGGGTCTTATTTTTCCAAAGATGGTTCCAAACAGAAAGCAGGAACCATGGGCCATATAGGAGCCACTTCTTTCTTTCCATCAAAGAACTTGGGCTGTTATGGGGACGGGGGTGCCATTTTTACCAACGATGATGATTTGGCACATACCATTCGTGGAATTGTAAACCACGGGATGTACAAAAGATATTATCACGATGTGGTCGGTGTCAATTCGCGTCTGGATTCCATTCAGGCTGCGGTATTGCGGGCCAAGCTCCCGAAATTGGATTATTACAACCAAAAGCGCTGGGAGGCAGCATCAAAATATACCAAGGCGTTCCGTGGACAAGAGCATATTGTGCCACCGCGCATACCCTGTGACTGCGAAATTGGGAAAAGTCTTTGCGACTGTCATGTGTTCCATCAGTATACCCTTCGTATTTTGAACGGAAAACGGGACGGTCTTGTGCAACATTTAAACGATAACGACGTTCCTTGTGGTGTATATTATCCAGTACCGTTGCACAAGCAAAAGGCTTATGCCGATGAGCGATACAATGAAGATGATTTCCCTGTGACCAATCAGTTGGTAAACGAGGTGATTTCCCTGCCGATGCATACGGAGTTGGATGACGAGCAAATTGATTACATAACCAATTTGGTCATTGACTTTGTAAATACATAA